One stretch of Pseudomonas sp. NC02 DNA includes these proteins:
- a CDS encoding HNH endonuclease signature motif containing protein → MDITKDSIDWSDEELAAAVETYLKMLALEKSGQPFNKAHENRLLRQGPIAGRTEGSIEFRMQNISAVLVQMGLYRIKGYKPANNVGSGVEQQIRKALTALRIFESDETAQTADEQILVRRASKLLQQPIEKVPDGIAKPQKVSIVGTAFVRDPKVRAWVLNEANGICEGCGSNAPFEVDGLPFLEVHHVKHLAQKGSDRITNAVALCPNCHQRCHRSSDRGDFTKGLYSKIERLKEE, encoded by the coding sequence ATGGATATTACAAAAGACAGCATCGACTGGAGCGACGAGGAATTAGCCGCGGCAGTCGAGACCTACTTGAAGATGTTGGCGTTGGAGAAGAGCGGCCAACCCTTTAATAAAGCCCATGAAAACCGATTGCTACGTCAGGGACCAATCGCAGGTCGTACAGAAGGCTCCATCGAGTTTCGCATGCAGAATATCTCTGCGGTTCTGGTCCAAATGGGCCTGTATCGGATCAAGGGGTACAAACCTGCAAATAACGTGGGCTCGGGAGTAGAACAACAGATTCGCAAAGCCCTCACTGCCCTTCGTATATTTGAATCAGATGAAACAGCGCAAACTGCAGATGAACAAATCCTCGTCCGCCGAGCCTCCAAGCTACTGCAGCAGCCCATCGAGAAGGTGCCGGACGGAATTGCGAAGCCACAGAAAGTGTCCATTGTCGGTACGGCTTTTGTTCGCGATCCCAAAGTACGCGCTTGGGTATTGAATGAGGCCAATGGCATTTGCGAAGGCTGCGGTTCAAACGCTCCCTTCGAAGTGGATGGCCTGCCATTTCTTGAAGTACATCACGTCAAGCACCTCGCCCAGAAGGGTTCGGATCGCATCACCAATGCTGTAGCCTTGTGCCCGAATTGCCATCAGCGTTGTCACCGATCAAGTGACCGCGGTGACTTCACCAAAGGGCTTTACTCGAAAATCGAAAGATTGAAAGAAGAGTAA
- a CDS encoding HAD-IB family hydrolase gives MLESGPLDAKVLSVFDFDGTLTHHDSFVPFLKFAFGKGEFMRRMVKLAVPGAQFVLRVISRDELKAQLIRTFMTGVDKAWVQQKAEAYCQAYWNKLMRPTGLQSVADEVKSGAVVTLCSASPALVLQPFADRLGIKLIGTELEVVDGVLTGKLTGNNCRCENKVLRLEAVYGDLGEYRLRAWGDTRGDRELLAAAQDAHFRHFHAKKKRIKQR, from the coding sequence ATGCTCGAATCCGGCCCCTTGGATGCCAAAGTGCTCTCCGTCTTTGACTTCGACGGCACCCTGACCCACCACGACAGCTTCGTGCCGTTCCTGAAGTTCGCCTTTGGTAAAGGCGAGTTCATGCGCAGGATGGTGAAGCTGGCGGTGCCTGGCGCGCAGTTTGTGTTGCGCGTCATCAGCCGTGATGAGCTCAAGGCACAGTTGATCCGAACCTTTATGACCGGCGTGGACAAGGCGTGGGTTCAGCAGAAAGCTGAAGCGTATTGCCAGGCGTATTGGAACAAGTTGATGCGGCCAACCGGGCTGCAATCGGTGGCCGATGAGGTGAAGTCCGGGGCGGTGGTGACGCTGTGTTCGGCATCGCCAGCGTTGGTGTTGCAGCCGTTTGCGGATCGGCTTGGGATCAAGTTGATAGGCACTGAGCTTGAGGTGGTTGACGGAGTATTGACGGGCAAGCTCACCGGGAATAATTGCCGGTGTGAGAATAAGGTGCTTCGGCTTGAGGCGGTTTATGGGGATCTGGGGGAGTATCGGCTCAGGGCCTGGGGTGATACGCGCGGGGATCGGGAGTTGTTGGCGGCGGCGCAGGATGCGCATTTTCGGCATTTTCATGCGAAGAAGAAACGAATCAAGCAACGCTGA
- a CDS encoding type II toxin-antitoxin system VapC family toxin — MIKYMLDTNIVIYIIKRRPMEILEKFNANVGRMVISSITLAELMHGAEKSQFVEKNTRAVEDFISRLDVIHYDDKAAFHYGSIRSDLEKKGTPIGVNDLHIAGHARSSGLVLVTNNEGEFKRVNGLIVENWIAA, encoded by the coding sequence ATGATTAAGTACATGCTTGATACGAACATCGTGATCTACATCATCAAGCGTCGGCCTATGGAAATACTGGAAAAATTCAATGCGAATGTAGGTCGTATGGTGATCTCTTCGATCACCCTTGCGGAATTGATGCACGGGGCCGAAAAAAGCCAGTTTGTTGAGAAAAATACTCGGGCGGTGGAGGACTTCATCTCCCGGCTTGACGTCATTCACTACGATGACAAGGCCGCTTTTCACTACGGCTCGATCCGCTCCGATCTCGAAAAGAAGGGCACTCCAATCGGCGTAAATGACCTGCACATCGCGGGCCACGCCAGAAGCTCAGGATTGGTCTTGGTGACTAACAACGAAGGTGAGTTCAAGCGAGTGAATGGCTTGATCGTGGAAAACTGGATCGCCGCCTAA
- the vapB gene encoding type II toxin-antitoxin system VapB family antitoxin has product MSTGTIFTNNRTQNIRIPADMRFPAGVKTVEVRAVGRELIISPVENTWDSFFLASESVSDDFMEERADQTQQERESFDD; this is encoded by the coding sequence ATGTCTACTGGAACGATCTTCACCAATAACCGTACACAAAATATCCGCATCCCTGCTGACATGCGTTTTCCCGCTGGGGTGAAAACTGTAGAGGTGCGTGCCGTGGGGCGCGAACTGATTATTTCGCCGGTTGAAAACACTTGGGACAGCTTTTTCCTTGCAAGCGAATCGGTATCTGATGATTTTATGGAGGAGCGCGCCGACCAAACCCAGCAAGAGCGAGAGTCCTTTGATGATTAA
- a CDS encoding LysR family transcriptional regulator → METPLSNSGNIPPKPGTRPPLQLSGLDFKLLRVFKAVVEAGGFSAAQNELNVGLAAISKQISDLEIRIGMRLCTRGREGFGLTEEGKLVYQASIELFASVDSFRDKLSSAQNELIGDLSVGVIDNTVSDVNSPLINALGRLHTESPKIRLRLHASQLDEVERGVVEGRLIVGIVPVYQRREEFDYFPLYEEKSHAYCAVGHPLFEASDINADVLRQHEVVNHRYAIHSDKANFVSYDSQSASASQVEAVAILILTGRFLGFLPEHYAAPLVREGRLRVLCPEQIHLSTPFNLILRHNAPRSPLVKAFATALGVDLKAPI, encoded by the coding sequence ATGGAAACCCCACTTTCCAATTCTGGAAACATACCGCCAAAACCCGGCACAAGACCGCCCCTGCAACTCAGCGGCCTGGATTTCAAATTGCTGCGGGTGTTCAAGGCTGTGGTCGAAGCGGGCGGCTTCAGCGCGGCGCAGAACGAGCTGAATGTGGGCTTGGCGGCGATCAGCAAGCAGATTTCCGACCTGGAAATTCGCATCGGCATGCGCCTGTGTACGCGAGGGCGGGAAGGGTTTGGCCTGACCGAAGAAGGCAAATTAGTCTATCAAGCGTCCATTGAATTATTTGCCTCGGTAGACAGTTTCAGAGACAAGCTTAGTTCGGCACAGAATGAACTGATCGGCGACCTTAGTGTGGGCGTTATTGATAACACCGTCTCCGACGTTAATTCACCATTGATTAACGCGCTGGGAAGATTACATACAGAGTCGCCAAAAATAAGATTACGTCTACATGCCTCGCAACTGGACGAAGTTGAACGGGGCGTGGTGGAAGGGCGGCTGATTGTCGGCATCGTCCCGGTGTACCAGCGGCGGGAAGAATTCGATTATTTCCCGCTATACGAAGAAAAGTCCCACGCGTACTGCGCCGTCGGGCATCCGCTGTTTGAAGCGAGTGACATCAACGCAGATGTGTTGCGCCAGCATGAAGTGGTCAACCATCGTTACGCGATCCACAGCGACAAGGCCAACTTCGTCAGCTACGACAGCCAGTCCGCCTCGGCCTCACAGGTAGAAGCCGTCGCCATCCTCATCCTCACCGGCCGCTTCCTGGGCTTCCTCCCCGAACACTACGCCGCGCCGCTGGTGAGGGAAGGGCGCCTACGCGTGTTATGCCCGGAGCAGATCCACCTGAGCACACCGTTCAACCTCATCCTGCGCCACAACGCCCCACGAAGCCCGCTGGTCAAAGCCTTCGCAACGGCACTCGGCGTGGATCTCAAAGCGCCAATCTAA
- the argH gene encoding argininosuccinate lyase: MSQPTDRLWGARFKSGPSAALAALSRCPERYFRLTPYDLAGSRAHARELQRAGLLDESETLRTLEALDRIGEDFAAGRLHPTLDDEDVHTFIERVLTERLGALGGKLRAGRSRNDQTANDLRLFLRDHARTITTEVLGLQQALVDQAEQHIESICPGFTHLQQAQPIVFAHHLLAHAQSMLRDVQRLVDWDARTALSPLGAAAMAGSAIARQPEHSAKEMGYTGPCENSIDAVASRDHVAEFLFVAGMLGVNISRLSEEFCLWSSRQFRWVQLDDAYATGSSIMPQKKNPDIAELARGKAGRLIGNLTGLMSTLKSLPLSYNRDLSEDKHSVLDSVDTLLLVLPAMAGMVATMKVQVEELRRQAPMGFTLATEVADWLATRGVPFKEAHEITGALVQACEKHEIELWEASPALLAEVDTRLTPQVRECLTLEAAIAARSGWGGTAPDRVREQIGRLKVALAAQQKWAENYTGFRI; encoded by the coding sequence ATGTCTCAGCCCACCGATCGCCTATGGGGTGCTCGTTTCAAGTCCGGCCCGTCTGCTGCTTTGGCGGCGCTGTCCCGTTGCCCCGAGCGCTATTTTCGCCTGACGCCCTACGACCTCGCCGGCTCCCGGGCCCATGCCCGTGAGTTGCAGCGCGCCGGGTTGCTGGATGAGTCGGAAACCTTGCGCACCCTGGAAGCGCTGGACCGCATCGGTGAGGACTTTGCCGCTGGCCGCCTGCACCCGACGCTGGATGACGAGGATGTGCACACCTTCATCGAGCGGGTGTTGACCGAGCGTTTGGGCGCCCTGGGCGGCAAGTTGCGCGCCGGACGTTCGCGCAATGACCAGACGGCCAACGATTTGCGCCTGTTCCTGCGAGACCACGCGCGCACCATCACCACCGAGGTGTTGGGCTTGCAGCAGGCGCTGGTGGACCAGGCCGAGCAGCATATCGAGAGCATCTGCCCGGGCTTCACCCATTTGCAGCAGGCGCAGCCGATTGTGTTCGCCCATCACTTGCTGGCTCATGCGCAGTCAATGCTGCGGGACGTGCAGCGCCTGGTGGATTGGGATGCGCGTACGGCGTTGTCGCCGTTGGGTGCTGCGGCGATGGCGGGCTCGGCGATTGCGCGCCAGCCGGAGCATTCGGCCAAGGAGATGGGTTACACCGGGCCGTGCGAAAACTCTATCGACGCTGTAGCCAGTCGTGACCACGTGGCGGAGTTTCTGTTTGTGGCGGGCATGCTCGGGGTGAATATTTCGCGGCTGTCGGAGGAGTTTTGCCTGTGGTCGTCGCGGCAGTTTCGCTGGGTGCAGTTGGACGATGCCTACGCCACCGGTAGCTCGATCATGCCGCAGAAGAAGAACCCGGACATTGCCGAACTGGCGCGGGGTAAAGCCGGGCGATTGATTGGCAACCTGACCGGGTTGATGTCGACGCTCAAGTCCTTGCCGCTGTCGTACAACCGCGATTTGAGTGAAGACAAGCACAGTGTGTTGGACAGCGTGGATACGTTGCTGCTGGTGCTGCCGGCGATGGCCGGGATGGTCGCGACGATGAAGGTGCAGGTGGAAGAGCTGCGGCGTCAGGCGCCGATGGGTTTCACATTGGCAACTGAGGTGGCGGATTGGCTGGCCACTCGTGGTGTGCCGTTCAAGGAGGCCCATGAGATTACCGGTGCCTTGGTGCAGGCCTGTGAGAAGCATGAAATTGAATTGTGGGAAGCCTCGCCGGCGTTGTTGGCAGAGGTGGATACGCGGCTGACGCCGCAAGTGCGTGAGTGCCTGACCCTGGAAGCGGCGATTGCGGCGCGCAGTGGTTGGGGCGGTACGGCGCCGGATCGGGTGCGGGAGCAGATTGGGCGGTTGAAGGTGGCCCTGGCTGCGCAACAGAAGTGGGCAGAAAACTACACCGGCTTTCGAATTTAA
- a CDS encoding amino acid ABC transporter permease → MKQTPAERLQAERQQTENQFDITQYEHVPRRYYGRMFFATLIVIALAALLRAFANGQIEWSYIGQFLTSEAIIWGLVNTIIMSILAMALGVVIGVITAIMRMSANPILRYVAITYTWLFRGTPLILQLLLWFNLALIFPVIAIPGLFSIDTVDLMTPFVAALLGLSINQGAYTAEVVRAGLLSVDTGQYEAAKSIGMPSLQALRRVILPQAMRVIIPPVGNEFISMVKMTSLASVIQYSELLHNAQNIYYANARVMELLIVAGIWYLAVVTVLSFGQSRLERRFARGAGKRS, encoded by the coding sequence ATGAAACAAACCCCGGCAGAGCGCTTGCAAGCCGAGCGCCAGCAGACCGAGAACCAGTTCGATATCACCCAGTACGAGCATGTGCCGCGTCGCTATTACGGGCGGATGTTTTTTGCCACGTTGATCGTGATCGCACTGGCTGCCTTGCTGCGTGCATTCGCCAACGGCCAGATCGAATGGTCCTACATCGGTCAGTTCCTCACGTCCGAGGCGATCATCTGGGGCCTGGTGAACACCATCATCATGTCGATCCTGGCCATGGCGCTGGGCGTGGTGATCGGGGTGATCACGGCGATCATGCGCATGTCGGCCAACCCGATCCTGCGCTACGTGGCCATCACCTACACCTGGCTGTTCCGGGGTACGCCGCTGATTCTGCAACTGCTGTTGTGGTTCAACCTGGCGCTGATTTTCCCGGTGATCGCGATTCCCGGCCTGTTCAGCATCGACACCGTGGACCTGATGACGCCGTTCGTGGCCGCCCTCCTCGGCCTGAGCATCAACCAGGGTGCCTACACCGCTGAAGTGGTGCGCGCCGGCCTGTTGTCGGTGGACACCGGTCAGTACGAAGCCGCCAAGTCGATCGGCATGCCGAGCCTTCAGGCGCTGCGTAGGGTGATTCTGCCCCAGGCGATGCGGGTGATCATTCCGCCTGTAGGCAACGAGTTCATCAGCATGGTGAAAATGACCAGCCTGGCGAGTGTGATCCAGTACTCGGAGCTGCTGCACAACGCGCAAAACATCTACTACGCCAACGCCCGGGTCATGGAGCTGCTGATTGTTGCCGGCATCTGGTACCTGGCGGTGGTGACTGTTCTTTCATTCGGTCAGAGCCGCCTCGAGCGTCGTTTTGCCCGCGGCGCCGGCAAGCGCTCGTAA
- a CDS encoding amino acid ABC transporter ATP-binding protein, which translates to MRSIVKAVNLNKYYDQYHALQDINLEVEQGEVLCIIGPSGSGKSTLLRCVNQLEKIDKGGLWVDGELVGYRVVGNKLHELNESQIARQRLATGMVFQRFNLFPHMTVLQNIIEGPCQVLKRSPKEATEDALELLARVGLADKRNAYPVELSGGQQQRVAIARALAMRPKLMLFDEPTSALDPELVGEVLSVMRDLATTGMTMIVVTHELGFAREVSNRMVFMDAGQIVEAGSPEEILISPQNPRTQSFISAVRT; encoded by the coding sequence ATGAGAAGCATCGTCAAGGCCGTGAACCTGAACAAGTATTACGACCAGTATCACGCGTTGCAGGACATCAACCTGGAAGTCGAACAAGGCGAAGTGCTGTGCATCATCGGCCCGTCCGGTTCCGGCAAAAGTACCCTGCTGCGCTGCGTCAATCAGCTGGAAAAAATCGACAAGGGCGGCCTGTGGGTCGACGGCGAACTGGTGGGTTACCGGGTCGTCGGCAACAAGCTGCACGAATTGAATGAATCACAGATCGCCCGTCAGCGGTTGGCCACCGGCATGGTGTTTCAGCGCTTCAATCTGTTCCCGCACATGACCGTGTTGCAGAACATCATCGAGGGCCCGTGCCAGGTGCTCAAGCGCTCGCCCAAGGAAGCCACCGAGGACGCGCTGGAGTTGCTGGCCCGCGTCGGCCTGGCGGACAAACGCAATGCCTACCCGGTGGAGTTGTCCGGCGGCCAGCAACAACGTGTGGCAATTGCCCGTGCGCTGGCGATGCGCCCCAAGCTGATGTTGTTTGACGAACCCACGTCAGCCCTCGACCCGGAGCTGGTAGGAGAAGTGCTGTCGGTGATGCGCGATTTGGCCACCACCGGCATGACCATGATTGTGGTCACCCATGAGTTGGGCTTCGCCCGCGAAGTGTCCAACCGCATGGTGTTTATGGATGCCGGCCAGATTGTGGAAGCCGGCAGCCCGGAAGAAATTCTAATAAGCCCACAAAACCCGCGTACCCAAAGCTTTATTTCTGCCGTTCGCACTTAA
- a CDS encoding ABC transporter substrate-binding protein, whose amino-acid sequence MKNLFLPSLLVGLMASTSVLAALPAAIKDKGEISAAIVPNYPPMDFKDTATNKLTGLDFDLGNALAERLGVKIKWQETGFEQMLSGLTTKRVDIVLSGMSDTAERQKSVTFIDYFTSGPQLYTLAKREDLKELTDLCGKKVGTSRRTTWPSEIAAWSKENCEKAGKPAIVVIGTEGSADARAQLQQNRLDAAMQGSETIPYLMSLDKGKYKPVGLAISKQFTGLGIEKSNTELVTAISEALQGMIDDGTYGKILKKWDLEQGAVEKISINAGQ is encoded by the coding sequence ATGAAAAATCTGTTTCTTCCAAGTTTGCTCGTAGGCCTGATGGCCTCCACTTCGGTTTTGGCGGCATTGCCGGCAGCGATCAAGGACAAGGGTGAGATCAGCGCGGCCATAGTGCCGAACTACCCGCCGATGGATTTCAAGGACACCGCCACCAACAAACTCACCGGCCTGGACTTTGACCTGGGCAACGCCCTGGCCGAGCGCCTGGGGGTGAAGATCAAGTGGCAGGAAACCGGCTTCGAACAGATGCTCAGCGGCCTGACCACCAAGCGTGTGGACATTGTGCTGTCGGGCATGAGCGACACCGCCGAGCGCCAGAAGTCGGTGACCTTCATCGATTACTTCACCAGCGGCCCGCAGTTGTACACCCTGGCCAAGCGTGAAGACCTCAAGGAATTGACTGACCTGTGCGGTAAAAAAGTCGGCACCAGCCGACGTACCACCTGGCCGTCGGAAATTGCCGCGTGGAGCAAGGAAAACTGCGAAAAGGCCGGTAAGCCAGCCATCGTGGTGATTGGCACCGAGGGCTCGGCGGATGCGCGGGCACAGTTGCAGCAGAACCGTCTGGATGCGGCGATGCAGGGCAGTGAAACCATTCCTTACCTGATGTCGCTGGACAAGGGTAAGTACAAGCCGGTGGGCCTGGCGATTTCCAAGCAGTTCACGGGGCTTGGGATTGAGAAGAGCAATACTGAGTTGGTCACGGCCATCAGTGAGGCGTTGCAGGGCATGATTGATGATGGGACGTATGGCAAGATTCTGAAGAAGTGGGATCTGGAGCAGGGTGCGGTGGAAAAAATCAGCATCAATGCCGGCCAGTAA